The genomic stretch GATGCTCGCCGTGTCGAACGCCGCGTCCCCGTACCCGGCGCTCTCCCCGGAGTCCACCGCCAGCACCGCCGCCGACACCCGAGCCCCGGACGGCACGTTCACCGCCGTCATCGCCTTGCTCAGCAGCGCGTCGCGGTCCACCGCCGGCTCTGTCACGGAGGCCTCCTCACCCGCCCCGGCCGAGACGGAGACCGAGGGCGCCGCCGACGACGATACGGCCGCGGTCCCCGCGTGCGCCCGCGCCCTCACATACGCGGTGGCGCCGGCTGTCACCCCGCCCACGGCGACCACCGCGAGCGCGGCGTACAGCAGCGGACGGCGCCGGGACGGGCGCGCACGACGGCTACGACGGCCATGACGGCCACGGCGGGCTCTGGAAGACTCCATGCCCGCGATGCTTCGGGCGGGGACTGTGTGCCGCGTCGGACGGACATGAGACGGCGATCAGGGAACGCTGAGATTCCGGTGAGGGCTCCCGTGCGAAGGCCGGTGAAGGCTCTCGTGCAGGGGGCCGGTGACGTGCCTATAGGGTCGGTGACCGTGGCGAACAAGAACATTCCCGACCCCGGCTTCTCCGACGACGACGGCTCCGCCGACCCCCGGCTGAGCGCCGCGCTCGCCGCTTGGGCCGAGGACCGCGGCGCCCTCGGGCCGGTCCTGGAGGCGCTGAAGGGCGCCCGCCTGCTCGTCCCGGTCGTCGCCGTGCTCGGCGAGGTCGAGGAGGACGAGAAGGGGCTGCGTCGCGAGAAGACCAGCGACATGGCCGTACCCACCCTGAAGGCCGGCCACCGCACCGCCCTGCCCGCCTTCACCTCCACCGACTCCCTCGCCCGCTGGGACCCCGCGGCCCGCCCGGTCGCCGTACCGCTGCACCAGGCGCTGCAGGCCGCCGCCCACGAGAAGGCCGACACGGTCGTCCTGGACCTCGCAGGACCGGTGCCGTTCGAGCTGACCGGCCCGGCGCTGCGCGCCCTCGCCGAGGGCCGCACCAGCACCGAACCGCTCGCCGACCCGGCCGTGGTCGAGGCGGTCCGTACGGCCGTGGCGGCGGAGCCCNNNNNNNNNNNNNNNNNNNNNNNNNCGACCTGGCACTGCTGCCGGCCGGGACCACGCCTCCGGGCGAGCCCCTGTACGTGAAGGGATGACTCAGCCGTAGACCGGGCCGGTGTACTTCTCGCCCGGCCCCTGGCCCGGCTCGTCCGGGACGATCGACGCCTCGCGGAACGCCAGCTGCAGCGACTTCAGGCCGTCGCGCAGCGGGGCCGCGTGGAAGGAGCTGATCTCGGTCGCGCTCGCGTCCAGCAGGCCGGCGAGCCCGGTGATCAGCTTGCGGGCCTCGTCCAGGTCCTTGTACTTCTCGCCCTCCTCGCTCAGCCCGAGCTTCACGGCGGCGGCGCTCATCAGGTTGACGGCGACCGTCACGATCACCTCGACGGCGGGGACCTCGGCGATGTCCCGGGTCATCGCGTCGAAGTCGGGATTGTCAGCGGGGTTCTCAGGAGGGGTCTGGCTCATGCCCCACACGATAAGCGGTGCGGGCTCACGTCCTCCGATTAGCCCTTCCTGGACGGTGCTGCTAACCTTTTGTAACGACCGGCTGGACATGCCCTGTGAACAACTGGGCGTCCGGCCCACAAGTGGAGGCTCCGATCTCCCACCTGACCGTCCTCCGGGACGGCGGGTCACCCGGTCAGGCGGCCACCATCGTTCCGTACGGACGATGGAGTCGCCCGAAAGCGCGCCCCGCGGCATCGCGGCGGTGCTCCGGTAGTGTGTTGGAGCCCCGCCTGTGATCGTCCGGGGCATTTTTTGTGCTTCGGCGCGGTTAGGTCTAACGAAAAGAGACATACGCGGCTGTCCGCCAGACAACCGTGTGGTGCTACCGAGGAGGATCCATCAGCGCCGAGCCCCGCATCAACGACCGGATTCGCGTTCCCGAGGTGCGACTTGTCGGTCCCAGTGGCGAGCAGGTGGGCATTGTCCCGCTCGCTAAGGCACTGGAGCTTGCGCAGGAGTACGACCTGGACCTGGTCGAGGTCGCGGCGAACGCCCGTCCGCCCGTGTGCAAGCTCATGGACTACGGGAAGTTCAAGTACGAGTCGGCCATGAAGGCCCGTGAAGCGCGCAAGAACCAGGCGCACACGGTCATCAAGGAGATGAAGCTCCGGCCGAAGATCGACCCGCACGACTATGACACCAAGAAGGGTCACGTCGTACGGTTCCTCAAGCAGGGCGACAAGGTCAAGATCACGATCATGTTCCGTGGTCGCGAGCAGTCCCGGCCCGAGCTGGGCTACCGACTGCTGCAGCGCCTCGCGGAGGACGTCCAGGACCTCGGTTTCGTCGAGTCGAACCCGAAGCAGGACGGCCGCAACATGATCATGGTCCTCGGTCCGCACAAGAAGAAGACCGAGGCCATGGCCGAGGCCCGACAGGCGCAGGAAGCCCGCAAGGCGGAGGCGAAGGCCAACCCCGGTCGTTCGCAGAACCCTGCCGAGGCTGAGGCGTCCGCCGAGGAGCCCGCCGAGGCGTGATCCCGGGGGACCCCGGTCCCCAAGGATGTAATCGATACAAGAGCGACGCTCCACCGTGCCCGGTTTCGCGACCGGGCACCGGAGCGCCACCGACGAGGAGATAACGGCGCTATGCCGAAGAACAAGTCGCACAGCGGTGCCAGCAAGCGCTTCAAGATCACCGGCTCCGGCAAGGTGCTGCGCGAGCGCGCCGGCAAGCGCCACCTGCTCGAGCACAAGTCGTCCCGCGTCACGCGTCGCCTCACCGGCAACGCCGAGATGGCCCCGGGCGACGCCGCGAAGATCAAGAAGCTTCTCGGCAAGTGATGTACCCGGCGCTCGTCACCCTCTGAGCGCCGTACGTCAGGACCGGGACCCAGTCGTTTCCGGGTCGTGTGAGCACCCCCACGACCCCGCTACAAGGAGTTAACAAGTGGCACGCGTCAAGCGGGCAGTCAACGCCCACAAGAAGCGCCGGGCGATCCTCGAGCAGGCCTCCGGCTACCGCGGTCAGCGTTCGCGTCTGTACCGCAAGGCCAAGGAGCAGGTCACCCACTCGCTGGTCTACAACTACAACGACCGCAAGAAGCGCAAGGGCGACTTCCGTCAGCTGTGGATCCAGCGCATCAACGCCGCTGCCCGCGCCAACGGCATCACCTACAACCGCTTCATCCAGGGCCTGAAGGCCGCGAACGTCGAGGTCGACCGCAAGATCCTGGCCGAGCTGGCCGTGAACGACGCGAACGCGTTCGCCGCGCTCGTCGAGGTCGCGCAGAAGGCGCTGCCGTCGGACGTCAACGCGCCGAAGGCAGCGTGACGCTGCGCTGGCTTCAGCCGACGTGACTGTAGGACCCGCAGGCTTTCATGGCTTGCGGGTCCTGTTGTTGGGGGCCCTCCGTAGTCGCTCGGCTGCGGGTGCGTGGGGGCTTGTCGCGCCCACGCGGCGGAGCCGCACATTGACACCGTCCCGCGCCCCTCAGCGGGGCGCTGCAGCTCAGCGGCGTCACTTAAGAGAAGACTTTGAAGGTGAAGGACAGGATGCCCACCCCTGAGCTGATCTCCCCCCGCTCCGCCCGTGTCAGCGCAGCGCGGCGGCTTGCCAAGCGGAACTTCCGGGGGAAGGACCGGCTGTTTCTCGCGGAGGGGCCGCAGGCCGTCAGGGAGGCGGCTGGGCATCAGGCCGGTGGCATCCCCACCCTGGTCGAACTGTTCGCCACGGTCGAGGCCGCGGAGCGGTACGCCGACATCATCGGCGAGGCCCGCACCGCCGGCGCCCGGGTGCATCTCGCCTCCGAGGACGTCATCGCCGACATCTCCACCACCGTCACCCCGCAGGGGCTGGTCGGGGTGTGCCGGTTCCTGGACACGCCGTTCGAGGAGATCCTCGCCGCCCGGCCGAAGCTGGTCGCCGTGCTGGCCCATGTGCGCGACCCCGGCAACGCCGGGACCGTGCTGCGGTGTGCCGACGCCGCCGGTGCCGAGGCCGTCGTACTCACCGACGCCTCCGTCGACCTCTACAACCCCAAGGCCGTGCGCGCCTCCGTCGGCTCCCACTTCCATCTGCCCGTCGCCGTCGGTGTGCCCGTCGAGCGGGCCGTGGCCGGGCTGAAGGGCGCCGGCGTGCGGATCCTCGCCGCCGACGGTGCCGGGACCGACGATCTGGACGACGAACTCGACAAGGGCACCATGGGCGGGCCGACCGCCTGGCTGTTCGGCAACGAGGCCTGGGGGCTGCCGGAGGAGACCCGCGCGCTCGCCGACGCCGTCGTCCGCGTGCCCATCCATGGAAAGGCCGAGAGCCTGAACCTGGCGACGGCCGCCGCCGTATGTCTTTACGCATCGGCCCGTGCACAACGCGCCAACGGAGGGTGCCGCACCGTCACCCAGAGCTAGTAGGGTGACCAGCTCGGGGCCCTGCGCCGTCTGAGAGGTGGGGTACGGGGATGAGTGTGGCCGGCATGAGCACCGCGCCGGGGGGACCGGAGGGACGGGACGCGCGGCGGGTATCCGTGTCCCGGTACGGCGATCATGCGGAGCTCGACCCCGACCAGCTGCCCGACGGCCTCGTCGTCGCCGACGAGCACGGCCGGGTCGTCTGCTTCAACGCCGCCGCCGGCCGGATCACCGCCGTACGCGCCGCCGACGCCCTCGGGCAGCCGCTGGAGAAGGCGCTGCCGTTAGAGGATCTGGAGGGGCGGCGGTGGTGGCAGCTCACCGATCCCTATGGGGGGCTCGCCATCCGGGTACGGCAGCCGGAGCGGAATCTGCTGCTGCCGGGAGGGCGGGAGGTGCTCGTCTCCGCCCGGTACATCCGGGCCGAACCCCTCGGGCCGGTCCAGCGCGTCGTCGTCTGTCTGCGGGACACCGAGGCCCGCCGCCGTACCGAGCGCAGCCACGCCGAGCTGATAGCGACGGTCGCCCATGAGCTGCGCTCGCCCCTCACCTCCGTGAAGGGCTTCACCGCCACGCTCCTCGCCAAGTGGGAACGCTTCACCGACGACCAGAAGCGGCTGATGCTGGAGACCGTCGACGCCGACGCCGACCGGGTCACCCGCCTCATCGCCGAGCTGCTGGACATCTCCAGGATCGACAGCGGACGGCTGGAGGTGCGCCGGCAGCTCGTCGACATCGGGGCCGCCGTCTCCCGGCACATCCAGGCCTACGTCGCCGCCGGCCAGCCCGCCGACCGCTTTCTGCTCCGCATCGAACAGCCGCTGCCCGCCCTGTGGGCCGACCCCGACAAGATCGACCAGGTCCTCAGCAACCTCATCGAAAATGCCGTGCGGCACGGCGAAGGAACCGTCACCATGGACGTCACACCCTGCGCATCCCCGCGCGAGGGCGAGGAAACCGGCACATCGGTCACGGTGAGCGACGAGGGTCCCGGCATCCCGGAGGAGTCCATGAACCGCGTCTTCACCCGCTTCTGGCGGGGCAGCAAGCGCGGCGGCACCGGCCTCGGGCTGTACATCGTCAAGGGCATCGTCGAAGCCCACGGCGGCACCATCACGGTCGGCCGCGCCCCCGGCGGCGGCGCCGAGTTCCGATTTACGTTGCCCGTGGGGGCCCCCGCGTACCTCGCCTGAGAACGGCTGAGAAACCCGGAGGGCAGCCCGCGGGCGCATTCGCGTTCCTTCACCCCGTTAGACTCGGCCTTTGGCACCGTTGTGCCCTTCACGCGGCCCTCGCGAGTCGGTGACGGGGACCATCCGCCAGCAATCGGAAGCACGGGAAGAGATGTCGGCACCCAATAAGTCATACGACCCTGTAGAGGTCGAGGCGTTGAAACCGGAAGAGATCGAGCGCATGCGGGACGAGGCGCTCGCCGCCTTCGCCGCCGCGGACTCCCTCGACGCGCTCCACGAGGCCAAGGTCGCCCACACCGGCCCCGCCTCACCGCTGGCCCTCGCCAACCGCGAGATCGGCGCCCTGCCCCCGCACGCCAAGGCCGAGGCCGGCAAGCGCGTCGGCATGGCCCGCGGCGCCGTGAACAAGGCTCTCGCCGGCCGCCAGACCGAGCTGGAGGCCGAGCGCGATGCCCGGGTGCTCGTCGAGGAGGACGTCGACGTCACGCTGCCGTACGACCGCGTCCCGGCCGGCGCCCGCCACCCCCTGACGACGCTCTCCGAGCGGATCGAGGACATCTTCGTGGCCATGGGCTACGAGGTCGCCGAGGGCCCGCAGGTCGAGGCGGAGTGGTTCAACTTCGACGCGCTCAACATCGGCCCGGACCACCCGGCCCGCGGCGAGGCCGACACCTTCTTCGTACAGGGGCCGAACGGCGGCTCCGACTCCGGTGTCGTGCTGCGTACCCACACCTCGCCCGTGCAGATCCGCTCGCTGCTCGACCGTGAGCTGCCGGTCTACGTGATCTGCCCCGGGCGTGTGTACCGCACCGACGAGCTGGACGCCACGCACACCCCGGTCTTCCACCAGGTCGAGCTGCTCGCCGTGGACGAGGGCCTGACCATGGCCGACCTCAAGGGCACCCTGGACCACATGGTCCAGTCCCTGTTCGGCGAGGGCATGAAGACCCGGCTGCGGCCGAACTTCTTCCCCTTCACCGAGCCGAGCGCCGAGATGGACATGCTCTGCTACGTCTGCAAGGGCGAGTCCGTCGGCAACCCGGACCGGCCCTGCCGCACCTGCTCCAGCGAGGGCTGGATCGAGCTGGGCG from Streptomyces roseochromogenus subsp. oscitans DS 12.976 encodes the following:
- the pheS gene encoding phenylalanine--tRNA ligase subunit alpha, translated to MSAPNKSYDPVEVEALKPEEIERMRDEALAAFAAADSLDALHEAKVAHTGPASPLALANREIGALPPHAKAEAGKRVGMARGAVNKALAGRQTELEAERDARVLVEEDVDVTLPYDRVPAGARHPLTTLSERIEDIFVAMGYEVAEGPQVEAEWFNFDALNIGPDHPARGEADTFFVQGPNGGSDSGVVLRTHTSPVQIRSLLDRELPVYVICPGRVYRTDELDATHTPVFHQVELLAVDEGLTMADLKGTLDHMVQSLFGEGMKTRLRPNFFPFTEPSAEMDMLCYVCKGESVGNPDRPCRTCSSEGWIELGGCGMVNPRVLTACGVDPEKYSGFAFGFGIERMLMFRHNVEDMRDMVEGDVRFTRPFGMEI
- the rplT gene encoding 50S ribosomal protein L20; translation: MARVKRAVNAHKKRRAILEQASGYRGQRSRLYRKAKEQVTHSLVYNYNDRKKRKGDFRQLWIQRINAAARANGITYNRFIQGLKAANVEVDRKILAELAVNDANAFAALVEVAQKALPSDVNAPKAA
- a CDS encoding TrmH family RNA methyltransferase, yielding MPTPELISPRSARVSAARRLAKRNFRGKDRLFLAEGPQAVREAAGHQAGGIPTLVELFATVEAAERYADIIGEARTAGARVHLASEDVIADISTTVTPQGLVGVCRFLDTPFEEILAARPKLVAVLAHVRDPGNAGTVLRCADAAGAEAVVLTDASVDLYNPKAVRASVGSHFHLPVAVGVPVERAVAGLKGAGVRILAADGAGTDDLDDELDKGTMGGPTAWLFGNEAWGLPEETRALADAVVRVPIHGKAESLNLATAAAVCLYASARAQRANGGCRTVTQS
- a CDS encoding DUF1844 domain-containing protein; translated protein: MSQTPPENPADNPDFDAMTRDIAEVPAVEVIVTVAVNLMSAAAVKLGLSEEGEKYKDLDEARKLITGLAGLLDASATEISSFHAAPLRDGLKSLQLAFREASIVPDEPGQGPGEKYTGPVYG
- the infC gene encoding translation initiation factor IF-3, with product MWCYRGGSISAEPRINDRIRVPEVRLVGPSGEQVGIVPLAKALELAQEYDLDLVEVAANARPPVCKLMDYGKFKYESAMKAREARKNQAHTVIKEMKLRPKIDPHDYDTKKGHVVRFLKQGDKVKITIMFRGREQSRPELGYRLLQRLAEDVQDLGFVESNPKQDGRNMIMVLGPHKKKTEAMAEARQAQEARKAEAKANPGRSQNPAEAEASAEEPAEA
- the rpmI gene encoding 50S ribosomal protein L35, with amino-acid sequence MPKNKSHSGASKRFKITGSGKVLRERAGKRHLLEHKSSRVTRRLTGNAEMAPGDAAKIKKLLGK
- a CDS encoding SseB family protein, which produces MANKNIPDPGFSDDDGSADPRLSAALAAWAEDRGALGPVLEALKGARLLVPVVAVLGEVEEDEKGLRREKTSDMAVPTLKAGHRTALPAFTSTDSLARWDPAARPVAVPLHQALQAAAHEKADTVVLDLAGPVPFELTGPALRALAEGRTSTEPLADPAVVEAVRTAVAAEP
- a CDS encoding sensor histidine kinase yields the protein MSVAGMSTAPGGPEGRDARRVSVSRYGDHAELDPDQLPDGLVVADEHGRVVCFNAAAGRITAVRAADALGQPLEKALPLEDLEGRRWWQLTDPYGGLAIRVRQPERNLLLPGGREVLVSARYIRAEPLGPVQRVVVCLRDTEARRRTERSHAELIATVAHELRSPLTSVKGFTATLLAKWERFTDDQKRLMLETVDADADRVTRLIAELLDISRIDSGRLEVRRQLVDIGAAVSRHIQAYVAAGQPADRFLLRIEQPLPALWADPDKIDQVLSNLIENAVRHGEGTVTMDVTPCASPREGEETGTSVTVSDEGPGIPEESMNRVFTRFWRGSKRGGTGLGLYIVKGIVEAHGGTITVGRAPGGGAEFRFTLPVGAPAYLA